From a single Caldisalinibacter kiritimatiensis genomic region:
- a CDS encoding DUF951 domain-containing protein translates to MKLNVGDIVQLKKKHPCGEDKWEIMRTGIDFRIKCLGCNRQVWMPRRDLEKRIKKIIDTSEEYNEI, encoded by the coding sequence ATGAAGCTAAATGTAGGAGATATAGTTCAATTAAAAAAGAAACATCCTTGTGGAGAAGATAAGTGGGAAATAATGAGAACTGGAATAGACTTTAGAATTAAGTGTCTAGGATGCAACAGACAAGTTTGGATGCCTAGAAGAGACTTAGAAAAAAGGATTAAAAAAATAATAGATACTTCTGAAGAATATAATGAAATATAA
- a CDS encoding DUF3343 domain-containing protein, which produces MIEETYFVMTFDSTHYAIKAEKVLKEEKIDIRTIPTPREITASCGLAIKFSEDLLEDVKRTVEEKKLNRSGIYKIMRNKNGRTAERINVETL; this is translated from the coding sequence GTGATAGAAGAAACATATTTTGTAATGACCTTTGATTCAACCCATTATGCAATAAAGGCAGAAAAAGTATTAAAAGAAGAAAAAATAGATATAAGAACAATACCTACTCCTAGAGAAATAACTGCAAGCTGTGGATTAGCAATAAAATTTAGTGAAGACTTACTAGAGGATGTTAAAAGAACAGTTGAAGAAAAGAAGTTAAATAGAAGCGGTATATATAAAATAATGAGAAATAAAAATGGAAGGACTGCAGAGAGGATAAATGTAGAAACGTTATAA
- the yedF gene encoding sulfurtransferase-like selenium metabolism protein YedF produces MTKEVDARGQACPKPVIMTKNSLNEITDGTITTIVDNEVAKENVIKLVKSLGFNYKVDKSSDSEFYVHITKGDGEKEDAPATCPPNIFKDMTIVFGSDKLGQGSDELGKILVKGFIYSLTEAIPYPATLVFLNSGVNLTTEGSEVIEDLKKLEEQGVEILTCGTCLDFYGIEDKLKVGEVSNMYTIVEKIKNAANTVTF; encoded by the coding sequence ATGACAAAAGAGGTAGATGCAAGGGGACAGGCATGTCCAAAACCAGTCATAATGACTAAAAATTCGTTAAATGAAATAACTGATGGTACTATTACTACAATTGTAGATAATGAAGTTGCTAAAGAAAATGTAATAAAATTGGTTAAGAGCTTAGGATTTAATTATAAAGTAGATAAAAGTAGTGACAGTGAGTTTTATGTTCATATAACGAAAGGTGATGGAGAAAAGGAAGATGCACCGGCCACATGTCCACCAAATATATTCAAAGATATGACTATTGTATTTGGTTCAGATAAACTAGGGCAAGGTTCAGATGAATTGGGTAAAATATTAGTTAAAGGTTTTATTTATAGTCTTACTGAAGCAATACCATATCCTGCAACACTAGTATTTTTAAATAGTGGTGTAAATCTTACAACAGAGGGTTCAGAGGTTATAGAAGACTTAAAGAAATTAGAGGAACAAGGTGTAGAAATTCTTACTTGTGGAACGTGTCTTGATTTTTATGGAATTGAAGATAAGCTTAAAGTAGGAGAAGTAAGTAATATGTATACTATAGTAGAGAAAATTAAAAATGCAGCTAATACTGTGACATTCTAA